The Penaeus chinensis breed Huanghai No. 1 chromosome 36, ASM1920278v2, whole genome shotgun sequence genome includes a region encoding these proteins:
- the LOC125044861 gene encoding uncharacterized protein LOC125044861, with product MNPDNYLPAATAAPAAAAPATPPATAAPAAAAAAAAAPTLARSSRLLAPLARRQHAERGPDAHQFGSITTASLGCKALEIFRPDTVEHILRRSLLHSESQNLSWWIFKKSMYTLQPQQQQDNNNFDQAIQHSSSVSKHHSGHQITTPLVTTAQMEVRNVLRHLSPSSLFS from the exons ATGAATCCCGATAATTACCtccccgccgccaccgccgcgcccgccgccgccgcgcccgccACCCCGCCCGCCACCGccgcgcccgccgccgccgccgccgccgccgctgcgccCACACTCGCTCGG TCCTCCCGCCTGCTCGCTCCTCTTGCCCGCCGCCAGCACGCCGAACGCGGCCCGGACGCACACCAGTTCGGTTCG ATTACTACAGCCAGTCTAGGATGCAAGGCGCTAGAGATTTTCCGACCAGATACAGTAGAACACATTTTACGGCGCTCCTTGCTGCACTCGGAGAGCCAGAATTTGTCGTGGTGGATATTTAAAAAGTCG ATGTATACCTTGCAACCACAGCAACAGCAAGACAACAATAACTTCGACCAAGCTATTCAACATTCTTCTTCGGTTTCTAAGCATCATTCTGGCCACCAGATT ACAACGCCTCTGGTCACAACAGCCCAGATGGAAGTGCGTAATGTGCTGCGACATCTTTCTccgtcctccttattctcctga